In the Hyphomonadaceae bacterium BL14 genome, one interval contains:
- the katG gene encoding catalase/peroxidase HPI — protein MDGNSAGKCPVMHGGLTSAGSPVTHWWPKTLNLDILHQHDTKSNPLGKDFDYRKEVRSLDFDAVKQDVHALMTDSQEWWPADWGHYGGLMIRLAWHAAGTYRLADGRGGGGTGNIRFAPLNSWPDNGNLDKARRLLWPVKRKYGNKLSWADLILLAGNVAYESMGLKTYGFSFGREDIWHPEKDIYWGAEKDWLPPSESRYENVDDPSTMENPLAAVQMGLIYVNPEGVNGKPDPLKTAAQVRETFARMAMNDEETAALTCGGHTVGKAHGNGDAATLGAEPEGAGLETQGFGWMNPNLGGKAANAITSGLEGAWTTEPTKWDMGYFKLLFGYEWEVKRSPAGASQWQPINIKEEDMPVDATDPLVRRMPIMTDADMAMKLDPAYRAICEKFMADPDYFSDTFARAWFKLTHRDLGPRERYIGPEAPQEDLIWQDPVPAGSASYDVNAVKAKIAASGLSVSDMVATAWDSARTFRGSDLRGGANGARIRLAPQKDWDGNEPARLARVLSVLEPIAKDSGVSLADVIVLAGNVGVEQAAKAAGVTIDVPFSPGRGDASAEQTDADSFSVLEPVADGFRNWLKKDYAVQPEEMLLDRAQLLGLTAPEMTCLLGGMRVIGTNHGGTKHGVFTDREGALTTDFFVTLTDMSYSWVPKGANLYDIVERQSGKTRFTATRVDLVFGSNSILRAYAEVYAQDDAKATFVKDFVSAWTKVMNADRFDLA, from the coding sequence ATGGACGGTAACAGCGCAGGCAAATGCCCCGTCATGCACGGCGGCCTGACTTCGGCGGGTTCGCCGGTCACGCACTGGTGGCCGAAAACGCTTAATCTGGACATCCTGCATCAGCACGACACCAAGTCCAATCCGCTGGGCAAGGATTTCGACTACCGCAAGGAAGTCCGGTCGCTGGACTTTGACGCGGTGAAGCAGGACGTGCACGCCCTGATGACGGACAGCCAGGAATGGTGGCCGGCCGACTGGGGCCACTATGGCGGTCTGATGATCCGCCTCGCCTGGCACGCAGCGGGCACCTATCGTCTTGCCGATGGCCGCGGCGGCGGCGGCACGGGCAATATCCGCTTTGCTCCGCTGAACTCCTGGCCGGATAACGGCAATCTGGACAAAGCGCGCCGCCTGCTCTGGCCAGTGAAGAGGAAGTACGGCAACAAGCTGAGCTGGGCCGACCTCATCCTTCTGGCGGGCAATGTCGCCTATGAATCCATGGGCCTGAAAACCTATGGCTTCTCGTTCGGCCGCGAAGACATCTGGCACCCGGAAAAGGACATCTATTGGGGCGCCGAGAAGGATTGGCTGCCGCCGAGCGAAAGCCGGTATGAGAATGTTGATGACCCTTCCACCATGGAAAACCCGCTGGCGGCGGTCCAGATGGGCCTCATCTACGTCAATCCGGAAGGCGTGAACGGCAAGCCTGATCCGCTGAAAACAGCCGCCCAGGTCCGCGAGACCTTCGCGCGCATGGCGATGAATGACGAGGAGACCGCAGCATTGACCTGTGGCGGTCACACCGTCGGCAAGGCCCACGGCAATGGCGATGCAGCCACGCTGGGCGCGGAGCCGGAAGGTGCCGGCCTTGAGACCCAGGGCTTCGGCTGGATGAACCCGAATCTCGGCGGCAAGGCGGCCAACGCCATTACGTCCGGTCTTGAAGGGGCCTGGACGACCGAACCAACCAAGTGGGACATGGGCTATTTCAAGCTTCTGTTCGGCTATGAGTGGGAAGTGAAGAGAAGCCCGGCCGGTGCCTCGCAGTGGCAGCCCATCAACATCAAGGAAGAGGACATGCCGGTCGACGCCACCGATCCGTTGGTGCGCCGCATGCCGATCATGACCGATGCCGATATGGCGATGAAGCTGGACCCCGCCTATCGGGCCATCTGCGAGAAGTTCATGGCCGATCCGGACTACTTCTCCGATACGTTTGCCCGCGCGTGGTTCAAGCTGACCCACCGCGATCTGGGGCCGAGGGAGCGCTATATCGGCCCGGAAGCGCCGCAGGAAGACCTGATCTGGCAGGATCCTGTTCCGGCGGGTTCGGCGTCCTACGACGTCAACGCCGTCAAGGCGAAGATCGCCGCGAGCGGGCTTTCGGTCTCCGACATGGTCGCCACCGCCTGGGACAGTGCGCGGACTTTCCGTGGCTCCGACCTGCGCGGCGGTGCCAACGGTGCCCGCATCCGTCTGGCGCCGCAGAAGGACTGGGACGGCAATGAACCGGCCCGTCTTGCCAGGGTGCTGTCTGTGCTTGAGCCGATCGCCAAGGACTCCGGCGTGAGCCTGGCGGACGTGATCGTGCTGGCCGGCAATGTCGGTGTGGAGCAGGCCGCGAAAGCCGCAGGCGTCACAATCGATGTGCCGTTCAGTCCCGGCCGCGGTGACGCCAGCGCCGAGCAGACCGATGCGGACTCCTTCAGCGTGCTGGAACCGGTGGCCGATGGCTTCCGCAACTGGCTGAAGAAGGACTATGCGGTCCAGCCGGAGGAAATGCTGCTCGACCGGGCCCAGCTGCTTGGCCTGACCGCGCCGGAGATGACCTGTCTTCTGGGTGGCATGCGCGTCATCGGCACCAATCACGGCGGCACGAAGCATGGCGTGTTCACGGACCGGGAAGGCGCTCTGACGACTGACTTCTTCGTGACCCTGACCGACATGTCCTACAGCTGGGTTCCCAAGGGTGCCAATCTCTATGACATCGTGGAGCGGCAGTCCGGCAAGACCCGGTTTACGGCCACCCGCGTTGATCTGGTGTTCGGCTCGAACTCGATCCTGCGCGCCTATGCGGAAGTCTACGCCCAGGATGACGCCAAAGCGACATTCGTAAAGGACTTCGTATCGGCCTGGACCAAGGTCATGAACGCTGACCGCTTCGATCTCGCCTGA